In Podospora pseudopauciseta strain CBS 411.78 chromosome 3, whole genome shotgun sequence, one genomic interval encodes:
- a CDS encoding hypothetical protein (EggNog:ENOG503P0DM; COG:S), giving the protein MFVFVSQAGIIQFLDLERRLKFDLETQQGHTDDIIKYINIKLKPGRHPKADELKERFQSRANGVFIWVALVIDMLNKDLARGRIYSVWGTLDKIPTDLHAFFHDMTKNAENKDEHDDLLLSVQWMLHSQRPSTPEKLYFGLLCGEKLRGHFTFKPADWQDCRPTLGNIHRFITDASKDLIEIAGFCKDDLSPYTLRRRTPLSKDCSPLFTVQFIHNSVRSFLHAPEGHISVVA; this is encoded by the coding sequence ATGTTCGTATTTGTTTCTCAAGCAGGCATTATCCAATTTCTTGACCTTGAGAGGAGGCTCAAGTTTGACCTCGAGACTCAACAAGGCCACACTGACGACATTATCAAGTACATCAACATCAAGCTCAAACCAGGGAGGCACCCGAAAGCGGACGAGTTAAAAGAGCGCTTCCAGAGTCGGGCCAATGGAGTTTTCATATGGGTCGCATTGGTTATCGACATGCTCAACAAGGACCTCGCGCGAGGCCGGATCTATTCCGTATGGGGGACGCTGGACAAGATACCAACCGATCTACACGCTTTTTTCCATGACATGACGAAGAATGCCGAGAACAAAGACGAACATGATGATTTGTTGCTCAGTGTTCAGTGGATGCTCCATTCGCAACGGCCATCAACACCGGAGAAGCTCTATTTTGGACTGTTGTGCGGAGAGAAGCTAAGGGGTCACTTCACTTTTAAACCAGCAGATTGGCAGGACTGTAGACCTACACTTGGGAACATCCATCGCTTCATTACGGATGCTTCCAAAGATCTCATTGAAATTGCCGGATTCTGCAAAGACGACCTTTCTCCTTACACCCTTCGTCGCAGAACTCCACTGTCAAAGGACTGCTCTCCGTTATTTACTGTTCAGTTCATCCACAACTCCGTCAGAAGCTTCCTACATGCCCCCGAAGGTCATATCTCAGTTGTGGCCTGA
- a CDS encoding hypothetical protein (COG:G; COG:M; COG:O; CAZy:GH31; EggNog:ENOG503NV6M), with translation MSALSFIKRAGRSKPSSPAAPMLSRSTAAGTPSSSRSPVVDTDATTDRYSFPSNPSANPKAVVTGGTKGSYYRFTILTSKLIRYEWSPDGGFEDRVSTFALFRNFDAPAFRTVDKEDRLEIITDHFHLQYDKKKFSTYGFSVKVADDVWRYDGNSYGDLGGTARTLDGAWGRVDLDPGVLSRRAYAVLDDSKSMLFDADGWIATRKPGRIDGYIFAYNGDHKAAIKDFYRLSGSQPVLPRWTLGNWWSRYHAYSAEEYLELMDHFQKEGVPLSAAVIDMDWHKVRIPSKYGSGWTGYSWNRDLFPQPDKFLKQLHDRRLKVTVNDHPADGIRAFEDQYKEVAKALNHDTSQEEPIRFDCCSRNFMDAYFDVLKVGLEKQGIDFWWIDWQQGTRSRIPGVDPLWVLNHYHYLTSRRNVKTIEKPITFSRYAGAGSHRYPIGFSGDTQISWAGLQFQPEFTATASNIGYGWWSHDIGGHWGGWRSNELTVRWVQLGVFSPILRLHSSKSLWNSKEPWSFESQPGQIIKDFLVLRHRLVPYLYTMNIRAAFDAEPLIQPMYWNHPHTEEAYHVPTQYYFGPNLIVAPITSPDDGITLTSSTRAWLPEGRYVSLFAPHIVYTGNRHIQLHRPLDQIPVLAKEGTIIPLDTTPTVSNGTPRPEEITILLVVGKDAHFNLLEEPHASSHHYEIPHDDPRKNFTSTPITWNQKAGRLTIGPESNPHSQYHTSPNRNWKVRLIGHTATEASLKTSGAGHWKVTKVDGSTEIDLGPVFRSGATGSAGQVFEMFVGHDLQLDVLDFRKQAFDRIHRAEGWYADKDRVWNCVADANSGSVQERVERLYHLDGVYASLKNSVMEVWAADDRAEGTAFGREIWTSVAGVGEEDWDDYVLV, from the coding sequence ATGTCGGCTCTAAGTTTCATCAAGCGTGCTGGTCGCTCAAAGCCCAGCTCTCCGGCCGCACCCATGCTCTCCCGTTCCACAGCAGCGGggaccccctcctcatccagaTCCCCGGTAGTAGACACGGATGCGACTACAGACCGCTACTCATTTCCATCCAACCCATCCGCCAACCCCAAAGCTGTTGTCACCGGCGGGACCAAGGGCAGTTACTACCGCTTCACAATTCTGACCAGCAAACTCATCCGCTACGAGTGGTCTCCGGATGGCGGTTTCGAAGACCGCGTGTCCACCTTTGCATTATTCCGGAACTTTGACGCTCCGGCCTTCCGCACGGTCGACAAGGAGGACCGGTTAGAGATCATCACCGATCATTTTCATTTGCAGTACGACAAGAAGAAGTTCTCGACCTATGGTTTCTCAGTCAAAGTTGCCGATGATGTGTGGAGGTACGACGGCAATAGCTATGGCGATCTAGGCGGCACAGCAAGGACACTGGATGGTGCTTGGGGAAGGGTGGATCTGGACCCTGGTGTCCTCTCGCGCAGGGCTTATGCCGTTCTCGATGACAGCAAGTCCATGCTGTTCGACGCTGATGGATGGATCGCAACGAGGAAGCCGGGTCGGATTGATGGATACATCTTTGCCTACAATGGAGATCACAAGGCTGCTATCAAGGACTTTTATCGATTGTCAGGCAGCCAGCCGGTCCTCCCGAGATGGACCCTTGGCAACTGGTGGTCAAGATACCATGCATACTCGGCCGAGGAGTACCTCGAGTTGATGGATCACTTCCAGAAAGAGGGGGTGCCACTCAGTGCCGCTGTTATTGACATGGACTGGCACAAAGTGCGCATCCCTAGCAAGTACGGGTCTGGATGGACAGGATACAGCTGGAACAGGGACCTTTTCCCACAACCCGACAAGTTCCTCAAGCAGCTCCACGACCGCAGACTCAAGGTTACCGTCAATGACCACCCGGCTGACGGCATCCGCGCATTCGAAGACCAGTACAAGGAGGTTGCAAAGGCCCTGAACCACGACACATCTCAGGAGGAACCTATCAGGTTCGATTGCTGCAGTCGCAACTTCATGGATGCCTACTTTGATGTGCTCAAAGTTGGACTGGAGAAACAAGGTATTGACTTTTGGTGGATTGACTGGCAGCAGGGAACGCGCTCTCGGATCCCCGGTGTTGACCCCCTTTGGGTACTCAACCACTATCACTACCTCACCAGCCGAAGAAATGTCAAAACAATCGAGAAGCCCATCACTTTTTCCCGTTATGCTGGCGCCGGCTCCCACCGTTACCCTATTGGCTTCTCCGGCGACACTCAGATCAGCTGGGCGGGTCTCCAATTTCAGCCCGAGTTCACGGCCACTGCCTCCAACATTGGGTATGGCTGGTGGTCTCACGACATTGGTGGACATTGGGGTGGGTGGCGCTCAAATGAGCTCACCGTTCGTTGGGTCCAGCTTGGCGTCTTCTCGCCCATCCTCCGTCTGCATTCATCCAAGTCACTCTGGAACAGCAAGGAGCCCTGGAGCTTCGAGTCCCAACCAGGTCAAATAATCAAGGACTTTTTGGTTCTGCGTCACCGACTCGTGCCTTACCTGTACACCATGAACATCCGTGCAGCATTCGATGCCGAGCCGCTGATCCAGCCAATGTACTGGAACCACCCACACACGGAAGAGGCCTACCACGTGCCCACTCAGTACTATTTCGGCCCTAATCTGATCGTTGCACCAATCACATCACCCGACGACGGTATCACCCTGACCTCGTCTACCCGAGCTTGGCTCCCCGAAGGCCGATACGTCTCCCTGTTTGCTCCCCACATAGTCTACACCGGCAACCGACACATCCAACTCCATCGACCCCTCGATCAAATCCCCGTCCTCGCCAAAGAAGGCACAATCATCCCCTTGGACACCACCCCGACTGTTTCAAACGGCACCCCTCGCCCCGAAGAAATCACAATTCTCCTTGTCGTGGGCAAAGACGCCcacttcaacctcctcgaaGAACCCCATGCGTCTTCCCATCACTACGAGATTCCTCACGACGATCCCCGCAAGAacttcacctccacccctaTTACCTGGAACCAAAAGGCAGGCCGGCTGACTATTGGCCCCGAGAGCAACCCGCATTCCCAATACCACACCAGCCCTAACCGAAACTGGAAAGTGAGGCTCATCGGGCACACTGCTACCGAGGCCAGCCTCAAGACGAGCGGGGCGGGGCATTGGAAGGTTACCAAAGTCGACGGCTCCACGGAGATCGACCTCGGCCCTGTGTTCCGCTCGGGTGCTACTGGCTCTGCCGGTCAAGTATTTGAGATGTTTGTCGGCCACGACCTCCAGCTCGATGTTTTGGATTTCAGGAAGCAGGCGTTTGATCGGATTCACAGGGCGGAGGGGTGGTATGCGGATAAGGATAGGGTTTGGAACTGTGTTGCTGATGCAAACAGTGGGAGTGTgcaggagagggtggagaggttgtaTCATTTGGATGGGGTGTATGCTAGCTTGAAGAACTCGGTGATGGAGGTTTGGGCGGCGGATGATAGGGCGGAGGGGACGGCGTTTGGGAGGGAGATTTGGACTAGTGtcgctggggttggggaggaggattgggatGATTATGTTTTGGTTtag
- a CDS encoding hypothetical protein (EggNog:ENOG503PS7S) translates to MEAYWHLTRHSDRDWDRLRYLLRIDRLCRDCIQHGDLVLASTGYPGTSRPDPSPRVDVLPVSTPRINTPSAPLEVIQTTNKTWNGCKFACPNESNRLHCSGCATQHSVRAFSKAQAEKSDGSRICIGREGVLRLCEHQHIKWPDIEAHFLRQHNPDNRSQLVPITCQLMCEHERRSTGNKHAPRYGFRPRLTVSGNSNMQYDIDWSWTTHHTLTLDTNGQLDKNEVRAMFEVDFSGVAGTIFTGTRNGDALKRAMSCFPASSCTCLKHTGVQQPPKDSEGYFQCLFEDCPPSQTGKKHASVLEYDIFAHGMLAKRIEIDRCLGYFPWFDKGQTKRPCLTVRYSRKIGGSLGAKPELPYLAGLAHLDPIIPPHEWLHALDPTSYELNDNTTTVGNVWPVCRDISCGNHYARYQTTHCGDRRPSSAPRDWRY, encoded by the exons ATGGAAGCTTATTGGCACCTGACACGCCACTCAGACAGAGATTG GGACCGACTTAGGTACCTTCTGCGCATAGATCGACTCTGTAGAGACTGTATCCAACACGGCGACCTGGTGCTTGCTTCCACTGGCTACCCAGGCACCAGCAGGCCGGACCCCTCGCCGCGTGTGGACGTCTTGCCCGTCTCGACACCCAGAATCAATACCCCCAGTGCGCCCCTCGAGGTCATCCAAACTACAAACAAGACCTGGAATGGATGCAAGTTCGCCTGCCCAAATGAATCAAATCGCTTGCATTGCTCAGGCTGTGCCACACAGCATTCGGTTCGAGCCTTCTCCAAGGCACAGGCAGAGAAGAGCGACGGAAGCCGTATCTGTATCGGTCGGGAAGGAGTCCTCCGGCTATGCGAGCACCAGCATATCAAGTGGCCCGACATTGAAGCCCACTTTCTTCGACAGCATAATCCGGACAATCGCAGTCAACTAGTCCCAATAACATGTCAACTGATGTGCGAGCACGAGAGACGTAGCACAGGCAACAAACATGCACCGAGATACGGTTTTAGGCCACGTCTCACGGTCTCGGGGAACTCGAACATGCAATATGATATCGATTGGTCTTggaccacccaccacactCTGACACTTGATACAAACGGTCAGTTGGATAAGAATGAGGTCCGAGCGATGTTCGAAGTCGACTTCAGCGGCGTGGCTGGCACCATCTTTACCGGCACACGAAACGGCGACGCGCTCAAAAGAGCGATGTCATGCTTTCCAGCGTCTTCGTGCACCTGTCTTAAGCATACCGGGgttcaacaaccaccaaaagaTTCAGAGGGCTACTTTCAATGTCTCTTTGAGGATTGCCCGCCCTCCCAAACCGGCAAGAAACATGCATCAGTCCTTGAGTACGACATTTTTGCCCACGGGATGCTTGCTAAGCGCATTGAAATCGATCGGTGTCTCGGATACTTTCCCTGGTTCGATAAGGGCCAAACGAAGCGGCCATGCCTCACCGTAAGATACAGCCGAAAGATCGGTGGTAGCCTAGGCGCCAAGCCGGAATTGCCATATCTGGCCGGTTTGGCGCACTTGGACCCAATAATTCCTCCCCACGAGTGGCTACATGCCCTGGACCCGACTTCCTACGAGCTCAACGACAACACCACGACTGTCGGGAACGTGTGGCCTGTGTGCCGCGATATCTCCTGCGGGAATCATTATGCAAGATATCAGACGACACACTGTGGTGACAGAAGACCTTCTAGTGCCCCCCGTGATTGGCGCTATTGA
- a CDS encoding hypothetical protein (EggNog:ENOG503P7QJ), whose translation MNRFTARVLLAQATPMSRRLAFPVITGVRPGKSYSDVSSPKAAEQASAESGGSRSKEAIEQDAVQKGEREGSSGAGFVPDQLAQGGAKGRTGGGEPLESSHHPPAQPKISNSSVPGNKPNLTKEQQEEVDAHNAEFEKKHGRAAKANDDKVNKAFWSGRGDRNIKGAAEE comes from the coding sequence atgaacCGCTTCACCGCTCGCGTTTTGCTTGCCCAAGCTACTCCAATGTCCCGCAGACTGGCGTTTCCAGTCATCACCGGCGTGAGACCGGGCAAATCTTACAGCGATGTTTCTTCCCCTAAGGCGGCGGAGCAGGCTAGCGCTGAAAGCGGCGGTTCTCGCAGCAAGGAAGCCATCGAGCAGGATGCCGTCCAGAAAGGCGAGCGCGAAGGCTCGTCTGGAGCCGGCTTTGTCCCCGACCAACTCGCCCAAGGTGGCGCTAAGGGCCGCACCGGTGGAGGAGAACCGTTGGAGAGCTCCCACCATCCCCCGGCCCAACCAAAGATCAGCAACTCCAGCGTTCCTGGCAACAAGCCCAACCTGACCAAagagcaacaagaagaggtCGATGCTCACAACgccgagtttgagaagaagcacGGCCGAGCGGCCAAGGCCAATGATGACAAGGTCAACAAGGCGTTCTGGAGTGGCAGAGGTGATCGCAATATCAAGGGGGCTGCGGAGGAGTAG
- a CDS encoding hypothetical protein (MEROPS:MER0033274; COG:V; EggNog:ENOG503P2EX) translates to MGSMAAVLDTSAAPAGSVQQRIAPQLPTTARLFHATCAFAVQKLLLPPWIFLRKVKTYIISPGETYPDQIKAYPALKHLPIRIFLPPGYDRTSTKRFPVLLTIHGGGFVLGNPWDNDPWNRAFSSNHGYLVVSLNYSKAPGSPFPKPVYDLEALIQLVLADTTLPIDYDRIAIAGWSAGANLTLAVSQLDTVKLHVKAVVPLYPVVDFVPTQETKCAGRRYKPDLGGFRGKDKDFLLAMSPTFNWAYLNPGTDLHDTLLSPAHAKREALPKNIFMIGCELDMLAPEAWRMICSLAGKRVPREDEVVGRQMMAKEGELITGNDDRYAWEEVIKMDGGARYKWLLVPDQVHGFDQDSIGHMVGNDVKCLKDAKMKTEKMIEIIGGWLDDVMDVDK, encoded by the exons ATGGGTTCCATGGCAGCTGTGCTAGACACCTCCGCCGCGCCCGCTGGCAGCGTTCAGCAACGCATCGCACCACAGCTGCCCACCACTGCCCGCCTGTTCCATGCGACCTGTGCCTTTGCGGTGCAGAAGCTCCTGCTGCCCCCATGGATCTTCCTCAGAAAGGTGAAGACCTACATCATCTCACCTGGGGAGACGTACCCCGACCAGATCAAAGCATACCCTGCTCTGAAGCATTTACCCATTCG AATCTTCCTACCCCCAGGCTATGACCGGACCAGCACCAAACGCTTCCCTGTGCTCCTCACCATCCACGGCGGTGGCTTCGTCCTGGGCAACCCTTGGGACAATGACCCCTGGAATCGCGCCTTCTCCAGCAATCACGGCTATCTCGTCGTATCACTCAACTACAGCAAGGCACCTGgctccccctttcccaagCCCGTCTACGACCTCGAAGCCCTCATCCAGCTTGTCTTAGCCGACACAACACTGCCCATCGACTACGACAGGATCGCCATAGCAGGCTGGTCAGCAGGCGCCAACTTGACTCTGGCAGTCTCTCAGCTCGACACCGTCAAGCTCCACGTCAAAGCCGTTGTCCCTCTCTATCCCGTGGTTGACTTTGTCCCCACTCAAGAAACAAAGTGTGCCGGCCGCCGCTACAAGCCCGACCTTGGCGGATTCCGCGGTAAAGATAAGGACTTTCTGCTCGCCATGTCGCCGACATTCAACTGGGCTTATCTCAACCCCGGCACTGACTTGCATGACACACTCCTCAGCCCAGCACACGCCAAGAGGGAAGCACTCCCCAAAAACATTTTTATGATTGGCTGCGAGCTGGACATGTTGGCTCCTGAGGCGTGGAGGATGATTTGCAGTCTGGCTGGCAAGCGTGTGCCGAgagaggatgaggtggtCGGAAGGCAGATGATGGCAAAGGAGGGAGAGCTGATCACGGGCAATGATGATCGGTATGCCTGGGAAGAGGTGATCAAGATGGATGGAGGGGCGAGATACaagtggttgttggttcCAGATCAGGTGCATGGGTTTGATCAAGACAGCATTGGGCACATGGTGGGCAATGATGTGAAGTGCTTGAAGGATGCCAAGATGAAGACGGAAAAGATGATTGAGATTATTGGGGGTTGGCTGGATGATGTTATGGATGTTGACAAGTGA
- a CDS encoding hypothetical protein (EggNog:ENOG503NYSU), with protein MKPEPLFGFAALILPASFGAASDSAKTLYDQIHEIKHNTSLLHDTKAPGWVSAPTMRGTTSILWSCLLTLFACVYTALHLNIPERGITNVQLVAKRIKWMFITLLFPELVLFYASAQWWKAKKLAAALSLEEKQQLQISGPPQLGTFHKVVNKMLKQNVTRSTGDIEKIGSHESSSSSTINDNCIFDLKYGFYVLMGGIEAELDGKTVILSHHGALLLAQKDIKPFRIPRSTILDQTKADVLQKLLVIVQVSWMVIECVSRKAYGLPISLLELHTMVHVACAIMLYFFWFEKPFDIRGSRKLEHPNVDLLSADARLGHVYKSHGNLANFSSSALRSLEQDHKGGSHDYTFSHLLEHLKGRVYLFLVLTLVPAIYGSIHLLAWDFIFPTQIEALLWKVSSLAMVLTMPACIAGQLLMTAVGQLFEAFENITVRNDVRDKLLVMVMLVLEVLLYGTLGAGILCLTGARLYIVVESFVSLRAVPLGVYYTPSWIQMIPHF; from the exons ATGAAGCCAGAACCTCTCTTTGGGTTTGCTGCCCTCATCTTACCAGCCAGCTTCGGGGCCGCATCAGATTCAGCAAAAACATTGTACGATCAAATCCACGAGATAAAGCACAACACCTCCTTGCTCCATGACACGAAAGCACCCGGTTGGGTCTCGGCACCCACCATGAGGGGCACAACCAGCATTTTGTGGAGCTGTTTGCTGACGCTTTTCGCCTGTGTCTACACGGCTCTCCACCTCAACATCCCCGAGCGAGGCATCACAAACGTTCAGCTTGTGGCTAAGAGGATCAAGTGGATGTTTATTACCCTTTTGTTCCCCGAACTCGTTTTGTTTTACGCGTCTGCGCAGTGGTGGAAAGCCAAGAAGTTGGCTGCCGCCTTGAGCCTTGAGGAGAAACAACAGCTTCAAATCAGCGGACCACCCCAACTCGGAACTTTTCACAAAGTCGTGAATAAGATGCTCAAGCAAAATGTCACGAGAAGCACAGGCGACATTGAGAAGATTGGGAGTCATGAGAGCTCCAGCTCAAGCACCATTAATGATAAT TGCATTTTCGACCTGAAATATGGGTTTTATGTTTTGATGGGAGGGATCGAAGCTGAACTGGACGGAAAGACAGTCATCTTGTCCCATCATGGCGCGCTGCTTCTAGCCCAGAAGGATATCAAGCCCTTCAGAATACCAAGATCCACCATCTTGGACCAAACAAAAGCCGACGTGCTGCAAAAGCTGTTGGTCATTGTACAGGTCAGCTGGATGGTCATTGAGTGTGTATCCCGCAAGGCATACGGCTTGCCTATAAGTCTCCTGGAGCTGCACACCATGGTACATGTCGCGTGTGCTATCATGTTATACTTTTTCTGGTTCGAG AAACCATTTGATATCAGAGGGTCTCGCAAACTTGAGCATCCTAATGTTGACCTCTTGAGCGCTGATGCCCGGCTTGGGCATGTGTACAAAAGCCACGGTAATCTTGCGAACTTTTCTAGCTCTGCTTTGCGCAGTCTTGAGCAGGATCATAAGGGAGGCTCTCACGATTACACCTTCTCCCACCTTTTGGAACACCTCAAAGGAAGGGTGTATCTGTTTCTCGTGCTGACACTTGTACCGGCGATTTATGGCAGCATCCACTTGCTGGCTTGGGACTTTATCTTTCCAACTCAAATCGAGGCTCTATTATGGAAGGTTTCTTCACTCGCCATGGTTCTCACAATGCCGGCATGCATTGCTGGGCAGCTTCTTATGACCGCCGTGGGACAGCTTTTTGAAGCGTTCGAGAACATCACAGTTCGAAACGACGTTCGTGACAAGCTGCTGGTCATGGTAATGCTCGTCCTGGAAGTGTTGCTATATGGTACTTTAGGTGCGGGAATTCTGTGTTTGACTGGGGCTCGGCTGTATATTGTGGTGGAATCCTTCGTCAGTCTGAGAGCCGTACCACTGGGAGTTTACTACACACCGTCATGGATTCAGATGATACCACACTTCTAA
- a CDS encoding hypothetical protein (EggNog:ENOG503PGEU), which yields MQLTKSRQRKLQNKLHRSLPIEGSRESELWVRNTNSPLLRLPPELRNRIYELVLSVGQIQVIFKKYQFRAISNGANSNNTHRPLYDVVPGGFGCMVFGREENPWPTAHLKPVGPGQRIPAAYQNWKRGMTLLSPVCRQLYHETVLLPYRLNAWSFHTIAVMDRFLIKERRLPKSHRGAIRVLYSQCVLTAAVEKKLGGLEMVLLDGGARMVKRVVEVDKDHGDKRVVYWDIEKGWWK from the exons ATGCAGTTGACCAAGTCCCGACAACGAAAACTCCAGAATAAACTACACAGATCCCTCCCCATTGAGGGGAGCCGCGAGTCAGAACT ATGGGTCCGAAACACCAACTCCCcgctcctccgcctcccccctgAACTCCGAAATCGCATCTACGAGCTCGTGTTATCCGTCGGCCAGATCCAAGTTATATTCAAAAAGTATCAGTTCAGGGCTATCAGCAACGGCGCGAATAGTAACAACACTCATCGACCGCTGTACGATGTTGTTCCTGGGGGTTTCGGGTGCATGGTATTTGGGCGGGAGGAGAACCCCTGGCCTACGGCTCACCTTAAGCCAGTGGGACCCGGGCAGAGGATTCCGGCGGCGTATCAAAACTGGAAAAGAGGCATGACGCTGCTGTCACCGGTTTGTCGGCAGCTGTACCATGAGACGGTGCTGTTGCCGTACAGGTTGAATGCCTGGTCGTTTCATACCATTGCGGTGATGGACAGGTTTCTGATTAAGGAGAGGAGGCTGCCTAAGAGTCATAGGGGGGCGATTAGGGTGTTGTATAGTCAATGTGTTTTGACCGCGGCGGTAGAGAAGAAACTTGGtgggttggagatggtgctgttggatgggggggcgaggatggtgaagagggttgtggaggtggaCAAGGATCATGGAGACAAGAGGGTTGTTTACTGGGATATTgagaaggggtggtggaagtga